The bacterium genome includes a region encoding these proteins:
- a CDS encoding ABC transporter permease produces MTRYLAYRIVAMLPIVIGVTLIVFVVGRLAPGDPVQILFGDISNPTVEARARAQLGLDQPLPVQYARFLKGLARLDFGTSYVYRGVRVSAIIGQALPISLALGTLALVVAVLVGVPLGLAAALHRRSVLDQGVRLLTLLGVAVPFFVVAIGLVLLFSLRLRWLPVSGWGTPAHLVLPIVVLMLRPMAYITRITRLAVLQTLGQDYIRTARAKGLPVAAITVRHALRNAAITITTTVGLALSLAFTGAFVTEIIFGIPGMGRATVTAVFQRDYPVIQAVVLLYTALFLLLNLAMDLAYAALDPRIRYT; encoded by the coding sequence ATGACACGTTATCTCGCCTACCGGATCGTCGCGATGCTTCCGATCGTGATCGGGGTCACGTTGATCGTTTTCGTCGTCGGGCGCCTCGCGCCGGGCGATCCCGTGCAGATCCTCTTCGGCGACATCAGCAACCCCACGGTAGAAGCGCGCGCGCGGGCGCAGTTGGGGCTCGATCAGCCGCTGCCTGTGCAGTACGCCCGGTTCCTCAAAGGCCTGGCCCGTCTCGACTTCGGCACCTCGTACGTCTATCGCGGCGTCCGCGTCAGCGCGATCATCGGGCAGGCGCTGCCGATCAGCCTGGCCCTCGGCACCCTCGCCCTGGTCGTCGCGGTCCTCGTGGGCGTTCCGCTTGGCCTGGCCGCGGCGCTGCACCGGCGGTCCGTCCTCGACCAGGGCGTCCGGCTGCTCACCCTGCTCGGCGTGGCGGTGCCCTTCTTCGTCGTCGCCATCGGCCTCGTGCTGCTGTTCTCGCTGCGCCTGCGTTGGCTGCCGGTGTCCGGCTGGGGAACGCCGGCGCACCTGGTGCTGCCGATCGTGGTCCTGATGCTGCGGCCGATGGCGTACATCACCCGCATCACGCGGCTCGCCGTGCTGCAGACGCTCGGCCAGGACTACATCCGCACCGCGCGCGCGAAGGGACTCCCGGTCGCGGCGATCACCGTCCGCCACGCGCTGCGCAACGCCGCCATCACCATCACGACGACGGTGGGGCTCGCCCTCAGCCTGGCGTTCACCGGCGCCTTCGTCACGGAGATCATCTTCGGGATCCCCGGCATGGGCCGGGCGACGGTCACCGCCGTGTTCCAGCGCGACTACCCCGTCATTCAGGCGGTGGTGCTACTGTACACCGCGCTCTTTCTGCTGCTGAATCTCGCGATGGACCTCGCGTACGCCGCGCTCGACCCGCGGATCCGGTACACGTGA
- a CDS encoding cytochrome c oxidase subunit 3: MIAQTAARPGATHPAPLVLGMVLFIASETMFFGALFGAYFTLRGEAVVWPPAGVHLDLAEMGLATAILLGSSIPAHLAAHALRAGHRAAAVRRLVLTAVMGLVFLGLKLHDWLSAGFTVASHAYGTIFFTLTGFHALHMVVGIILLLGLAVKVAGGAYRALDPGGGTGGPDAVIYYWHFVDAVWIAVFSTIWLIR; this comes from the coding sequence ATGATCGCGCAGACCGCCGCCCGCCCGGGTGCGACGCACCCGGCCCCGCTCGTGCTGGGCATGGTGCTGTTCATCGCGTCCGAGACGATGTTCTTCGGGGCGCTGTTCGGCGCGTACTTTACGCTCCGCGGTGAAGCGGTCGTCTGGCCGCCGGCCGGGGTGCACCTCGACCTCGCCGAAATGGGGCTCGCGACGGCGATTCTGCTCGGCTCGAGCATCCCCGCGCATCTGGCCGCCCACGCGCTGCGCGCCGGGCATCGCGCCGCGGCCGTCCGCCGCTTGGTCCTGACCGCCGTGATGGGGCTCGTGTTTCTTGGCCTCAAGCTGCACGACTGGCTGAGCGCGGGCTTCACCGTCGCGTCGCACGCGTACGGCACGATCTTTTTCACCCTGACCGGCTTTCACGCGCTCCACATGGTCGTGGGCATCATTCTGTTGTTGGGGTTGGCGGTCAAAGTCGCGGGCGGCGCCTATCGCGCGCTGGATCCCGGCGGCGGGACCGGCGGACCCGACGCGGTGATTTATTACTGGCACTTCGTCGACGCCGTATGGATCGCGGTGTTCTCCACGATCTGGCTCATCCGATGA
- a CDS encoding long-chain fatty acid--CoA ligase, with product MEPRPWHRFYADDVPHDIALPDAPLHAFLRASAARHPGRAAVILSGPGFHSALSYRALDRATDRFGGGLRALGLRRGDRLAIALANLPQYPIALYGAFKAGVTVVQVNPLYRGEDLAFLLRDSQAKALVTLTRLYPNVAAVRDRTALEHIILTKVSDYFPPLWRALYRVARERREGDAMPRGAGLVPWGRMMRRHALPPSEGAGPEDLAVLQYTGGTTGRPRGAMLTHRNLAVNAAQGLAWFRGLREGEECFLVVVPLFHVYGLLVLNAGIRLAATQLMVLMRMFEARLVAEQVPRWRPTVFPGVPAMYAAINQLKDVARHDLHSIRYCLSGAAGLPAEVARRFEELTGGRVAEGYGLTEAGPLVAANPIWEGGVRKPGSIGIPVPGTDVRIVDLEGGVRDLPAGEAGELIVRGPQIMQGFWNAPADTATSLRGGWLYTGDVARTDADGFLFIEDRKKDMIEVGGLKVYPREIEDLLLEHPLVRDAAVIGVPHQLRGETIVAYVTLRTPGGDAVPARRQIRDWLRERLPSYKLPRRIEIVDAIPKTLIGKPLRRVLRETAAAAAPPEDGSEG from the coding sequence TTGGAGCCGCGCCCCTGGCACCGGTTCTACGCCGACGACGTTCCCCACGATATCGCTCTTCCCGACGCGCCCCTGCACGCGTTTCTCCGGGCGAGCGCCGCGCGCCATCCCGGCCGGGCCGCCGTCATCCTGAGCGGCCCCGGGTTCCACTCGGCGCTGTCCTACCGCGCGCTCGATCGCGCGACCGACCGGTTCGGCGGAGGCCTGCGCGCGCTGGGCCTCCGCCGCGGAGACCGCCTCGCGATCGCGCTGGCCAACCTGCCGCAGTATCCCATCGCGCTCTACGGCGCGTTCAAGGCGGGCGTCACCGTCGTCCAGGTCAATCCGCTGTATCGCGGCGAGGACCTCGCGTTCCTCCTGCGCGACTCGCAGGCGAAAGCCCTCGTGACGCTCACCCGCCTCTATCCGAACGTGGCGGCGGTGCGCGACCGGACGGCGCTCGAGCACATCATCCTGACCAAGGTGTCGGACTACTTCCCGCCGCTGTGGCGCGCGCTCTATCGCGTGGCGCGGGAGCGGCGCGAGGGCGACGCGATGCCGCGCGGGGCCGGCCTCGTCCCGTGGGGCCGGATGATGCGGCGGCACGCGCTTCCGCCGTCCGAAGGCGCCGGGCCCGAAGACCTCGCCGTCTTACAATATACCGGCGGCACGACGGGACGTCCCCGCGGCGCGATGCTGACGCACCGCAACCTCGCCGTGAACGCCGCGCAGGGGCTCGCCTGGTTCCGCGGCCTCAGGGAGGGCGAGGAGTGCTTCCTCGTCGTCGTGCCGCTGTTCCACGTCTACGGCCTGCTCGTACTGAACGCCGGCATCCGGCTCGCCGCGACCCAACTGATGGTGCTGATGCGCATGTTCGAGGCCCGCCTTGTGGCCGAGCAGGTGCCGCGGTGGCGCCCCACGGTCTTCCCCGGCGTGCCGGCGATGTACGCGGCGATCAACCAGCTCAAGGACGTCGCGCGCCACGATCTCCACTCGATCCGGTACTGCCTCTCCGGCGCCGCGGGGCTGCCGGCGGAAGTGGCGCGGCGGTTCGAGGAGCTGACCGGCGGCCGCGTGGCCGAGGGGTACGGCCTCACCGAAGCCGGGCCGCTCGTGGCGGCGAACCCGATCTGGGAAGGCGGGGTGCGCAAGCCCGGCAGCATCGGCATACCGGTCCCCGGCACCGACGTGCGGATCGTCGATCTCGAAGGGGGCGTGCGCGATCTGCCGGCGGGCGAGGCCGGAGAGCTGATCGTGCGCGGGCCCCAGATCATGCAGGGGTTCTGGAACGCGCCGGCCGACACGGCCACGTCGCTGCGCGGCGGCTGGCTCTACACCGGCGACGTGGCGCGCACCGACGCCGACGGATTTCTCTTCATCGAGGACCGCAAGAAGGACATGATCGAGGTCGGCGGGCTCAAGGTCTACCCGCGCGAGATCGAGGACCTGCTGCTCGAACACCCGCTGGTCCGCGACGCCGCGGTCATCGGCGTGCCCCACCAGCTGCGGGGAGAGACGATCGTGGCCTACGTCACACTGCGGACCCCCGGCGGGGACGCCGTGCCGGCGCGCCGCCAGATCCGCGACTGGCTGCGGGAGCGGCTGCCGTCCTACAAGCTGCCCCGGCGCATCGAAATCGTCGACGCGATCCCGAAGACCCTCATCGGCAAGCCGCTGCGGCGCGTGCTGCGGGAGACCGCCGCCGCGGCCGCACCGCCCGAGGACGGATCGGAAGGTTAA
- a CDS encoding ABC transporter permease, with the protein MSGAAAVWKDRATVAALVTVALLLAGAIMIPYTTHIPYDVQDLSQTLQGPSVQHWFGTDQYGRDLLTRVAYGGRISFAISGTAVLAHTVIGTAGGMLAGFLGGTADGVLMRVTDVFLAFPPILFLILITGVLGPSLLNIIIALSLVGWAGMARQVRAEALTLRGQEFIDAARALGATDRRILMRHVLINLLTIALVRASLDIGPVILSEATLSFLGIGIQPPMPSWGVMIAEGLPRLRSEPYLALIPSVVLSLAILSLTFAGEGIAEALDPRSRSR; encoded by the coding sequence GTGAGCGGGGCGGCCGCGGTATGGAAGGACCGCGCGACGGTCGCCGCGCTCGTCACCGTGGCGCTCCTCCTCGCGGGCGCGATCATGATCCCGTATACGACGCACATCCCCTACGACGTCCAGGATCTGTCGCAGACCCTGCAGGGGCCGAGTGTCCAGCACTGGTTCGGCACCGATCAGTACGGGCGCGACCTGCTGACGCGGGTCGCCTACGGCGGCCGGATCTCGTTTGCGATCAGCGGCACGGCCGTGCTCGCGCACACGGTCATCGGCACGGCCGGCGGGATGCTGGCGGGGTTTCTCGGCGGGACCGCGGACGGCGTGCTGATGCGGGTCACGGACGTGTTCCTGGCCTTCCCGCCGATCCTCTTCCTCATTCTCATCACCGGGGTGCTCGGCCCGAGCCTGCTGAACATCATCATCGCGTTGTCGCTGGTCGGCTGGGCCGGCATGGCGCGCCAGGTGCGCGCGGAGGCCCTCACGCTGCGCGGCCAGGAGTTCATCGACGCGGCGCGCGCGCTCGGCGCGACCGACCGGCGCATCCTGATGCGGCACGTCCTGATCAACCTGCTCACGATCGCGCTGGTGCGCGCGTCGCTCGATATCGGCCCCGTGATTCTCTCCGAGGCGACGCTCTCGTTTCTGGGCATCGGCATCCAGCCGCCGATGCCGTCGTGGGGCGTGATGATCGCGGAGGGCCTGCCGAGATTGCGGAGCGAGCCGTATCTGGCCTTGATCCCGAGCGTCGTCCTGTCGCTCGCAATCCTGTCGCTGACGTTCGCGGGCGAAGGCATCGCGGAGGCGCTCGACCCGCGGTCGCGGAGCCGGTGA